A window from Leptothermofonsia sichuanensis E412 encodes these proteins:
- a CDS encoding hybrid sensor histidine kinase/response regulator — MATESKVNILLVDDQPENLLALEAILNELGANLVKAASGEEALRCLLYQDFAVILLDVQMPQMDGFEVATLIRQRQRSRETPIIFLTAFSTSEQFMFKGYALGAVDYLMKPLAANVLKSKISVFIELFKKTEALKQKTAALQQQTARLAAINAELQHSEERFRRLSDCSPLGVFVTNPAGQCVYTNPRFLSICEFSSNLETDQTWLQTVHADDRDQAATTWSTYLQNQQEYSQEFRFQLRDGSIRWVHIRSARMLSEEGKFLGHVGTIEDVTGRRQAEAASAQIMREQVARQEAEVANRMKDEFIAILSHELRTPLNSMLGWSRLLRYRKCDEKTIARAIETIERNATSQAKLIEDILDVSQIVRGKLRLNCLPVDLAPIIHAALETVQPLAAAKAIDLQSFIDETTTFQVMGDPVRLQQVAWNLLTNAIKFTPERGKVEIRLEQVEASIPSVPASPAAPFPCAQIQVIDTGIGISPEFLPHVFDRFRQADSTITRTHGGLGLGLAIVRYLVEQHRGTVYVESAGIGQGTTFTIKIPLLQADNQETRGNEQGHLLKVPATSPLHNVQVFVVDDDEDTRGFLRFLLQNEGAIVTTAASAAETLSKLTSFQPAVLLCDISMPDMDGYTLMHKIRTQLPQPQAHILAIALTAHAGPSTQEQAVAAGFQKYVPKPIEPDTLIQEIVRLVTPEECELIKTPY; from the coding sequence ATGGCGACTGAGTCTAAAGTTAACATCCTTCTGGTTGATGATCAGCCGGAAAATCTACTGGCATTAGAGGCAATTCTGAACGAGCTGGGCGCAAATCTGGTCAAGGCAGCCTCTGGAGAAGAGGCCCTGCGATGCTTGCTTTATCAGGATTTTGCAGTGATTTTGCTGGATGTGCAAATGCCCCAGATGGATGGCTTTGAAGTTGCCACCCTGATCCGGCAGCGGCAGCGATCGCGGGAAACTCCCATCATCTTTCTCACCGCGTTTAGCACCAGTGAGCAGTTTATGTTCAAAGGATATGCCCTGGGTGCTGTGGATTATTTGATGAAACCGCTCGCGGCAAACGTCCTGAAGTCAAAGATCAGTGTTTTCATTGAACTGTTTAAGAAAACGGAAGCGTTGAAGCAAAAGACGGCAGCCTTGCAACAACAGACGGCTCGCTTAGCGGCAATCAACGCAGAACTCCAGCATAGTGAAGAACGGTTCCGCCGCTTGAGTGACTGTTCCCCTCTGGGTGTATTTGTCACCAATCCTGCCGGGCAGTGTGTGTATACCAACCCCCGATTTCTCTCGATTTGTGAGTTCAGCTCAAATCTGGAAACAGATCAAACCTGGCTGCAAACAGTCCATGCAGACGATCGCGACCAGGCAGCAACGACCTGGTCTACTTACTTGCAGAATCAGCAGGAATATTCCCAGGAATTCAGGTTTCAACTCAGGGATGGCAGCATCCGCTGGGTCCACATTCGTTCCGCCCGGATGCTATCTGAAGAGGGCAAATTTCTGGGACATGTAGGCACTATTGAAGACGTAACAGGACGCCGACAGGCAGAAGCCGCCAGTGCCCAAATTATGCGTGAACAGGTGGCAAGGCAGGAAGCAGAAGTCGCCAACCGGATGAAGGATGAGTTTATTGCCATCCTTTCCCACGAGTTGCGAACTCCACTCAACTCTATGTTGGGCTGGTCTCGCCTGCTGCGTTATCGCAAATGTGATGAAAAGACAATCGCCCGTGCCATTGAAACGATTGAGCGGAATGCCACTTCCCAGGCAAAACTGATTGAAGATATTCTGGATGTTTCTCAGATTGTCCGGGGCAAGCTACGTCTGAATTGCCTGCCTGTGGATTTAGCGCCCATCATCCATGCAGCCCTGGAAACTGTGCAGCCCCTGGCGGCAGCAAAGGCAATTGACCTGCAATCCTTCATTGACGAAACCACAACCTTTCAGGTTATGGGAGATCCGGTTCGCCTGCAACAGGTTGCCTGGAATTTGCTGACCAATGCCATAAAATTTACCCCTGAGCGAGGCAAGGTTGAAATTCGACTGGAACAGGTAGAAGCAAGCATTCCCTCTGTCCCTGCTTCCCCCGCTGCCCCTTTCCCCTGCGCCCAAATTCAGGTGATTGATACGGGCATTGGCATCAGTCCTGAATTTCTTCCCCATGTTTTTGACCGTTTCCGACAGGCAGACAGCACGATCACGCGCACCCACGGCGGACTGGGACTGGGGCTGGCGATCGTCCGTTACCTGGTAGAACAACATCGGGGAACGGTTTACGTCGAGAGTGCCGGCATTGGGCAGGGAACTACGTTTACGATCAAAATCCCACTTTTGCAGGCAGATAACCAGGAGACGAGAGGCAACGAACAGGGGCATTTGCTGAAGGTGCCTGCTACCTCACCACTTCACAATGTGCAGGTGTTTGTAGTCGATGATGATGAAGATACACGAGGGTTTCTGAGGTTTCTCCTGCAAAATGAAGGTGCCATTGTGACTACCGCTGCTTCTGCCGCTGAAACCCTGTCAAAGCTGACCTCCTTTCAACCAGCGGTTCTGCTTTGCGATATCAGTATGCCCGATATGGATGGCTATACCCTGATGCACAAAATTAGAACTCAGCTCCCCCAGCCTCAGGCTCACATCCTTGCGATCGCCCTGACTGCCCATGCCGGACCTTCTACCCAGGAACAAGCCGTTGCGGCTGGATTTCAAAAATACGTACCCAAACCCATTGAACCCGATACCTTGATCCAGGAAATCGTCCGCCTGGTCACTCCTGAGGAGTGTGAATTAATCAAGACGCCGTACTAA